The genomic DNA CCAAGGTAAATCCTGTGGGCGTACCCTTTTGTTGTAGCAAGTACAATATTTTCAAGAGAGATATACCCCGGGTCAATATTTACAACTCTTTTCCCGTCCGACGAGAGTGAGTCTTCTATACTGTTTGTTTTTAATTTTATTCCAGATAGAAGTTCCCTTAGTAAAAGCGGTTTGAAAAGTAGAAAAACACGTGAAAGGTTGCTTCCCATTTCCTTTTCATAGTAATGTGTATACTTGAAGGGCATAGGAGCCGTTTTTTCAAGTATGCTTCCGATTGTTTCCTGAATGTCTCTTTCCACTTTTTCTACGTATTGATTATCATTGAATATTATACTCGTAAAAAAATTAACTGGTTTGGGAGTACTTATAATTCCCATAATATAAAATACTCCCGGTTTTTTCTTTCTTTTCCACGTGGCGCTTCTATTTCTTTTACAGGTTTTAAGCCAAGTTCTCTGCCGCATGACTTTATATCTTCTATTGCCTTATTTATCTTTTCGACATCTTTTACAATGCCGCCCTTACCTACTTCAAACCTTCCAACCTCAAATTGCGGTTTTACAAGTGAGACAATATGACCGTTATTTTTCAAAAGGGGGATTGTCACCGGCAGGATTATTTTTAACGA from Pseudomonadota bacterium includes the following:
- a CDS encoding DUF4416 family protein, whose translation is MGIISTPKPVNFFTSIIFNDNQYVEKVERDIQETIGSILEKTAPMPFKYTHYYEKEMGSNLSRVFLLFKPLLLRELLSGIKLKTNSIEDSLSSDGKRVVNIDPGYISLENIVLATTKGYAHRIYLGFGVFADLTLIYRDNTYKSLEWTYPDYGSEEIIAVFNRWRSLLKERTRMGKDGRKNV